A genomic stretch from Numida meleagris isolate 19003 breed g44 Domestic line chromosome 2, NumMel1.0, whole genome shotgun sequence includes:
- the ARC gene encoding activity-regulated cytoskeleton-associated protein produces MQLDNVTNAGIHSYQGHRGVANKPNVILQIGKCRAEMLEHVRRTHRHLLSEVSKQVERELKGLQKSVGKLENNLEDHVPTDNQRWKKSIKACLARCQETIAHLERWVKREMNVWKEVFFRLEKWADRLESMGGKYCPGEHGKQTVSVGVGGPEIRPSEGEIYDYALDMSQMYALTPAPGEVPSIPHDSYQWVSVSEDAPASPVETQIFEDPHEFLSHLEEYLKQVGGTEEYWLSQIQNHMNGPAKKWWEYKQDSVKNWVEFKKEFLQYSEGTLTRDAIKRELDLPQKEGEPLDQFLWRKRDLYQTLYVDADEEEIIQYVVGTLQPKLKRFLSYPLPKTLEQLIQRGKEVQGNMDHSEEPSPQRTPEIQSGDSVESVPPSTTASPVPSNGTQPEPPSPPATVI; encoded by the coding sequence ATGCAGCTGGACAATGTCACTAATGCGGGCATCCACTCCTACCAGGGGCACCGTGGAGTGGCCAACAAGCCCAATGTGATCCTACAGATAGGGAAATGCAGGGCAGAAATGTTGGAGCATGTCAGGAGGACCCACCGGCACCTCCTGTCTGAAGTGTCCAAGCAGGTGGAGCGTGAGCTGAAAGGTTTGCAGAAATCAGTGGGGAAGTTAGAGAATAACTTAGAGGACCATGTGCCAACTGATAATCAGAGATGGAAGAAGTCCATCAAGGCCTGCCTGGCCAGATGTCAGGAAACCATTGCCCATCTGGAGAGATGGGTTAAGAGAGAGATGAATGTTTGGAAGGAGGTCTTTTTTCGTCTGGAGAAGTGGGCGGACCGTCTGGAGTCCATGGGAGGCAAATATTGCCCTGGGGAGCATGGCAAGCAGACCGTGTCGGTTGGGGTCGGAGGCCCAGAGATAAGGCCAAGTGAGGGTGAAATATATGATTATGCCCTTGATATGAGCCAAATGTATGCACTGAcccctgcacctggggaggtgCCCAGCATCCCCCATGATTCCTACCAGTGGGTCTCTGTGTCAGAGGATGCTCCAGCATCCCCAGTGGAGACTCAGATCTTTGAGGATCCCCATGAGTTTCTGAGCCACTTGGAGGAGTACTTGAAGCAGGTGGGTGGAACAGAGGAGtactggctgtctcagatcCAAAACCATATGAACGGTCCAGCTAAAAAGTGGTGGGAGTACAAGCAGGACTCTGTCAAGAACTGGGTTGAGTTCAAGAAAGAGTTCCTGCAGTACAGTGAGGGGACTCTGACAAGGGATGCTATCAAAAGAGAGCTGGATCTACCCCAGAAAGAGGGAGAGCCCCTGGACCAGTTTCTCTGGCGCAAGAGAGACCTGTATCAGACCCTCTATGTTGATGCAGATGAGGAAGAGATTATTCAGTATGTGGTAGGAACCCTCCAGCCCAAACTGAAGCGCTTCTTGAGCTATCCCTTGCCCAAAACCTTAGAGCAGCTGAttcagagagggaaggaagttCAAGGCAATATGGACCACTCGGAAGAGCCCAGCCCTCAGAGGACCCCTGAGATTCAGTCAGGGGACTCTGTAGAGAGCGTGCCTCCCTCCACCACTGCCAGTCCTGTGCCAAGCAATGGGACACAACCCGAGCCCCCTAGCCCACCAGCTACTGTCATATGA